The DNA segment AGATATGCGCGTAATGGCAGCTTTGGCGCTGGGCATGTTGGCGGTCATGAGTTGGGCGGACGAAGGGGAGATGAACCCGTTTTTCCCCTTCAAGAATAGCATGGAAACGGCGGGACCCCCTTCCGTTTATGACCAGGTAGCCATTCTGAAGGAAATCGGCTTCGATGGATTCGACAACCGGAACCTGAACGATATCGAAGACACATTAAAGGCCGTGGACCAGTACGGATTGAGACTGTTTTCGGTCTACTTCACGGTGAATATCGATCCCGGGGAAGAAGCTTGGAATCCCAAACTGCCGGAAGTGCTGCCGCTGATGAAAGATCGCGGCACGATCTTGTGGTGCAATACGCACAGCAAAAAATACAAGCCTTCTGACCCGGCGGGGGACGAGTTGGCGGTGCCGTTGTTTCAGAAGCTGGCGGACCTGGTTGCCCCCTATGGCGTCAAGGTGGCGACCTATCCGCACCTGAACCTGTGGGTGGAGTCTCCGCAGGATACTGTGCGACTGGCGGACAAGGTGAACCGTCCGAATTTCGGATCGGCGTTCAACTTTCACCACTGGAAAGCGCTTGGGGATCGGGCGCTTCCGTTGGCAGAGGTGGTAAAGCTCTGCGCTCCGAAGATGTTCGTGATGTCCATCAATGGGGCGAAAGAGCCGACAACCATTGACCCGCTGCAGATGGACCAAATCGATGAATATTGTACCGTCGTGAAGGCCTTTCGCGACGCAGGTTTCAGGGGTCCTATCGGGTTGCAGTGCTACAAGATTAAAGAGGACCCCAAGGTACATCTTGTCGAG comes from the Candidatus Hydrogenedentota bacterium genome and includes:
- a CDS encoding sugar phosphate isomerase/epimerase translates to MRVMAALALGMLAVMSWADEGEMNPFFPFKNSMETAGPPSVYDQVAILKEIGFDGFDNRNLNDIEDTLKAVDQYGLRLFSVYFTVNIDPGEEAWNPKLPEVLPLMKDRGTILWCNTHSKKYKPSDPAGDELAVPLFQKLADLVAPYGVKVATYPHLNLWVESPQDTVRLADKVNRPNFGSAFNFHHWKALGDRALPLAEVVKLCAPKMFVMSINGAKEPTTIDPLQMDQIDEYCTVVKAFRDAGFRGPIGLQCYKIKEDPKVHLVESMKVWKAMEERLEQK